The Planctomycetota bacterium genome has a segment encoding these proteins:
- a CDS encoding peptidase has protein sequence MARSKAPPAQHLEAIKGGWSLLQGHPLYGRLVSGAGAVVQLWLGPALPFPPDGWVRITVTPDRGAASWQRGGADLVPNAWHRGTADEWAHVFAQATLHVAFNHVDPVRDDEAWRRACEWEAVRFLRSMPIGQRPHGLWLPGVEPQGQDLAAIARWFATQGPAALEATAGLALAGAGQPGWVHREDAAAFDRRRRQAATASLAAAVRAAVTAAVEEAGATARGPARKRGDPNSLAERARSWFVTNYPLLAALAASFEIVEDAAFCTRERIAIAAVDSEARRVFVNPLVPWTWETMQFVIAHELLHVGLRHEARRQGRDPFLWNVACDYVINGWLVQMGIGAMPPGCLLDIDAALERESAEALYDRIVGDLRLRRRLAKARTFGGVGCGDILGDRTPGWWRGAGCDLDEFYRRALADGLDLHVERCRGRGLLPGEMVEEIRSLCQPPIPWDVALGQWLDDFFPPLERRRSFARASRRQSATPDIPRPVWERPWERLPLRTFGVVLDTSGSMGPRDIGRGLGAIAAYATSRDVALVRVVQCDAGTHDMGYVEPDRLVGAVEIHGRGGTVLQPGIRVLERAEDFPDDAPILVITDGECDVLTIGRPHAFLMPQGARLPFATRAPRFAFETDKVRS, from the coding sequence ATGGCACGATCCAAGGCGCCGCCAGCGCAGCACCTCGAGGCGATCAAGGGGGGATGGAGCCTGCTGCAGGGTCATCCGCTCTACGGGCGGCTCGTCTCGGGAGCCGGCGCCGTGGTGCAGCTGTGGCTCGGACCGGCGCTGCCATTTCCGCCCGATGGCTGGGTGCGGATCACCGTGACACCCGACCGCGGGGCCGCGTCCTGGCAACGCGGCGGGGCTGACCTCGTGCCCAACGCCTGGCATCGCGGTACGGCCGACGAATGGGCCCACGTCTTCGCCCAGGCGACGCTCCACGTCGCCTTCAATCACGTCGATCCGGTCCGCGACGACGAGGCGTGGCGGCGGGCCTGCGAGTGGGAGGCGGTGCGCTTCCTGCGGAGCATGCCGATCGGGCAGCGGCCCCATGGCCTGTGGCTGCCCGGGGTCGAGCCGCAGGGGCAGGATCTCGCCGCCATCGCCCGGTGGTTCGCCACGCAGGGGCCGGCCGCGCTCGAGGCGACGGCGGGGCTGGCGCTCGCCGGCGCCGGCCAGCCCGGCTGGGTGCACCGCGAGGACGCGGCGGCGTTCGACCGCCGGCGCCGGCAGGCGGCGACGGCGAGCCTCGCCGCGGCGGTCCGGGCCGCGGTGACCGCCGCGGTGGAGGAGGCGGGGGCGACAGCACGCGGCCCGGCCCGGAAGCGCGGCGATCCCAACTCGCTCGCCGAGCGCGCCCGGAGCTGGTTCGTGACCAACTACCCGCTGCTGGCGGCGCTGGCGGCGTCGTTCGAGATCGTCGAGGACGCGGCCTTCTGCACGCGCGAGCGGATCGCGATCGCCGCGGTCGACTCGGAAGCGCGGCGGGTGTTCGTCAATCCCCTTGTCCCCTGGACCTGGGAGACGATGCAGTTCGTGATCGCCCACGAACTGCTCCACGTCGGCCTCCGTCACGAGGCGCGCCGGCAGGGGCGCGATCCGTTCCTGTGGAACGTGGCCTGCGACTACGTGATCAACGGGTGGCTGGTGCAGATGGGGATCGGGGCGATGCCCCCGGGCTGCCTGCTCGACATCGACGCGGCGCTGGAGCGGGAATCAGCCGAGGCCCTCTACGACCGGATCGTCGGTGATCTCCGTCTCCGGCGCCGGCTGGCGAAGGCACGGACGTTCGGCGGCGTCGGGTGTGGCGACATCCTCGGCGACCGGACCCCCGGATGGTGGCGCGGCGCCGGGTGTGACCTCGACGAGTTCTACCGCCGCGCGCTTGCCGACGGGCTCGACCTCCACGTCGAGCGCTGCCGGGGCCGGGGGCTGCTCCCCGGCGAGATGGTCGAGGAGATCCGCAGCCTGTGCCAGCCGCCGATCCCCTGGGACGTCGCCCTCGGGCAATGGCTCGACGACTTTTTCCCTCCCCTCGAGCGGCGGCGCTCGTTCGCCCGCGCCAGCCGTCGGCAGTCGGCCACGCCCGACATCCCCCGACCGGTCTGGGAGCGACCCTGGGAGCGGCTGCCGCTGCGGACCTTCGGCGTCGTCCTCGACACGTCGGGATCGATGGGTCCGCGTGACATCGGCCGCGGGCTCGGCGCGATCGCCGCCTACGCGACGAGCCGCGACGTGGCACTCGTCCGCGTCGTCCAGTGCGACGCCGGCACCCACGACATGGGCTACGTCGAGCCCGACCGGCTCGTCGGCGCCGTCGAGATCCACGGCCGCGGTGGCACCGTGCTCCAACCGGGGATCCGGGTGCTGGAGCGGGCCGAGGATTTTCCCGACGATGCCCCGATCCTCGTGATCACCGACGGTGAGTGCGACGTGCTCACGATCGGCCGTCCGCACGCCTTCCTGATGCCGCAGGGTGCTCGGCTCCCCTTCGCCACCCGGGCGCCGCGATTCGCCTTCGAGACCGACAAGGTGCGGTCTTGA
- a CDS encoding DUF1501 domain-containing protein: MPFAHPSFPDPIGSAAARARARRWFFRDCGVGLAGIAAGALAAREGGAARPLAPRAPHHEPKARRVVYLFQAGAPSQLELFDPKPELARRGGSLPPAELLEGYRAAFINPKSALLGPKFPFRPHGRSGTEFSDLVPHIGSLADDICMVRSLHTDAVNHAPAQILMNTGAQQFGRPSFGAWTLYGLGSDAEDLPGYVVLTSANGTSGGASNYGAGFLPTTYGGIPFRPGGDPLLYLSNPRGVDRDAQRASLDTLDRLNRLALDAVGDPEIAARIDAYEMAFQLQASAPDLLDLSSESPQTLARYGIGDPASHSYARNCLLARRLLERGVRFVQLFHEAWDTHGDLVNRMRANARDVDQASAALVADLKERGLLDDTLVVWGGEFGRTPMMQGGTDGRDHHNRAFSIWLAGGGVRAGHVHGATDDFGFNVVADGVHVHDLNATLLHLLGFDHTRLTYRFQGRDYRLTDVHGTVVGGILG; the protein is encoded by the coding sequence ATGCCGTTCGCCCACCCATCGTTCCCCGACCCGATCGGCTCCGCGGCGGCCCGGGCGCGGGCACGGCGCTGGTTTTTCCGCGACTGTGGCGTCGGGCTGGCGGGAATCGCCGCCGGAGCGCTGGCGGCGCGGGAGGGAGGTGCGGCCCGGCCTTTGGCGCCGCGGGCGCCCCACCATGAGCCGAAGGCGCGCCGCGTGGTCTATCTCTTCCAGGCCGGGGCACCGAGCCAACTGGAATTGTTCGACCCCAAACCGGAACTGGCCCGCCGCGGCGGCAGCCTGCCCCCCGCCGAGTTGCTCGAGGGGTACCGCGCGGCGTTCATCAATCCCAAGTCGGCGCTGCTCGGGCCGAAGTTCCCCTTCCGCCCCCATGGCCGGTCCGGGACCGAGTTCAGCGACCTCGTGCCGCACATCGGCAGCCTCGCCGACGATATCTGCATGGTCCGCTCGCTGCACACCGACGCGGTCAATCATGCCCCCGCCCAGATCCTCATGAACACCGGCGCGCAGCAATTCGGCCGGCCGAGCTTCGGGGCCTGGACGCTGTACGGCCTCGGCAGTGACGCCGAGGACCTGCCAGGCTACGTCGTCCTCACCAGTGCCAACGGCACCAGCGGCGGGGCGAGCAACTACGGCGCCGGCTTTCTCCCCACGACCTACGGCGGCATCCCCTTTCGTCCCGGCGGCGACCCGCTCCTCTACCTCTCCAATCCGCGCGGCGTCGACCGCGACGCCCAGCGGGCGAGCCTCGACACCCTCGACAGGCTCAACCGGCTGGCGCTCGACGCCGTTGGCGATCCCGAGATCGCCGCCCGGATCGACGCCTACGAGATGGCGTTCCAACTCCAGGCCAGCGCACCGGATCTGCTCGATCTGTCGAGCGAAAGTCCGCAGACGCTCGCCCGCTACGGGATCGGCGACCCCGCGTCCCACTCCTACGCGCGGAATTGCCTCCTCGCCCGCCGCCTTCTCGAGCGCGGCGTCCGCTTCGTACAGCTATTTCACGAGGCCTGGGACACGCACGGCGACCTGGTCAACCGGATGCGGGCCAACGCCCGGGACGTCGATCAGGCCAGCGCTGCCCTGGTCGCCGACCTCAAGGAGCGCGGGCTCCTCGACGACACGCTCGTCGTCTGGGGGGGCGAGTTCGGCCGGACACCGATGATGCAGGGGGGGACCGACGGCCGCGACCACCACAACCGCGCTTTCTCGATCTGGCTGGCCGGCGGCGGCGTGCGCGCCGGCCACGTCCATGGCGCGACCGACGACTTCGGCTTCAACGTCGTCGCCGACGGCGTCCACGTCCACGACCTCAACGCCACGCTCCTCCACCTCCTCGGCTTCGACCATACGCGGCTGACGTATCGCTTCCAGGGGCGCGACTACCGCCTCACCGACGTCCACGGCACGGTGGTCGGTGGAATCCTCGGCTGA
- a CDS encoding DUF1553 domain-containing protein, with the protein MPPRSTPLVAAGLAIVALAAPSACGAVPDFERDIRPILAEHCLQCHGADAAARAAGLRLDRREAALAGGDSGGAAIVPGRPDDSPVIARVTSTDPDVVMPPPAIAKPLTAAQVESLRAWIAAGAPYADHWAFTIPVKRELPGGDPAAHPIDAFVAERLAAEGLAFSPPADGATLARRLHLDVVGLPPSPAELAAFADHGPDATVADLLANPRYGEKWARPWLDLARYADTNGYEKDMPREMWAWRDWVIAALNRDLPYDRFVIEQVAGDLLPGATQDQIVATGFLRNSMLNEEGAIIPEEFRMVELFDRMDCLGKAVLGVTTQCAQCHSHKFDPVSHHEYYALFAFLNDTHEARSPVYTAEQLATLADIRARVGAVEARVREARPGWIDELAAWEREMVSRLVSWTPIRMDEMSSSGLLTHPQQLDDESILMIGHRDGEMIFESEPDLAGATGLQLEALPNGDLFMGGPGRDGIWGVAELRAAVRRPGRDDWEPLPLSAPSADHSNPEHVEIRPASADGNQPERRIPHGPVTALVDGDGDSVWESDRGEVIRHQPSVAVVRFEKPLDLPPGTRLRLTLRMPSGAAPRQQSRMLGCCRFSLTTAPQPTAPPVDHGAILALRTPAPERTLAHREAIFTAWMKSLPELAPSVAESAAQWQRATPAATTVLHLAARHEGARRRTHLLDRGVWNKPLEEVAPDVPAALHPLPVDAPRDRLGFARWLVDSRSPLAARVAVNRVWQTIFGVGLVDTADDFGTRTPLPPYRDLLDWLAVDFMEHGWSQKRLIALVLSSRTYRQSSHAAPDLVARDPANRLLARGPRFRVDAEVVRDLALSAAGLMTHAVGGPGVFPPVPQNVLDYNFVRIDWPTATGPERYRRSVYLFRRRSMPDPLLASFDSPNGDVACAQRVRSNTPLAALAGLNEPVFVEAARALALRVLRDGGADDTARIDHAWLLCTGRRPTTAERTTLAAFLADQRRRFAEGWLNPREVATGTPDTIPALPPGSSPQDAAAWTLAARVLLNLDETVTKN; encoded by the coding sequence ATGCCGCCACGATCCACCCCTCTCGTCGCCGCCGGACTCGCGATCGTCGCGCTGGCCGCGCCCTCGGCCTGCGGCGCCGTTCCCGACTTCGAGCGCGACATCCGGCCGATCCTCGCCGAGCACTGCCTGCAGTGCCACGGCGCCGATGCCGCCGCCCGTGCCGCCGGGCTCCGCCTCGACCGGCGTGAAGCCGCCCTGGCAGGAGGGGATTCGGGGGGAGCGGCGATCGTGCCCGGCCGGCCCGACGACAGTCCCGTGATCGCCCGGGTGACGAGCACCGACCCCGACGTCGTCATGCCCCCGCCGGCGATCGCCAAGCCGCTCACGGCCGCCCAGGTCGAGTCGCTCCGCGCGTGGATCGCTGCCGGAGCCCCCTACGCCGACCACTGGGCGTTCACGATCCCGGTGAAGCGTGAGCTTCCCGGTGGCGATCCCGCGGCTCATCCGATCGACGCCTTCGTCGCGGAACGGCTCGCCGCCGAGGGCCTTGCCTTCTCGCCTCCCGCCGACGGCGCCACGCTCGCCAGGCGGCTCCACCTCGATGTCGTCGGCCTGCCGCCGTCCCCGGCGGAGCTCGCCGCCTTCGCCGACCACGGTCCCGACGCCACCGTCGCCGACCTGCTGGCCAACCCGCGCTACGGAGAGAAATGGGCACGCCCGTGGCTCGACCTCGCCCGGTACGCCGACACCAACGGCTACGAGAAAGACATGCCTCGCGAGATGTGGGCGTGGCGCGACTGGGTGATCGCCGCCCTCAACCGCGATCTGCCCTACGACCGGTTCGTGATCGAGCAGGTCGCCGGCGACCTGCTCCCCGGGGCGACGCAGGATCAGATCGTGGCCACCGGGTTCCTGCGCAACAGCATGCTCAACGAAGAAGGAGCGATCATTCCCGAGGAGTTCCGGATGGTCGAACTGTTCGACCGGATGGACTGCCTCGGCAAGGCGGTGCTCGGCGTGACGACGCAGTGTGCCCAGTGCCATTCGCACAAGTTCGACCCCGTGTCGCACCACGAATACTACGCACTGTTCGCCTTCCTCAACGACACGCACGAGGCCCGTTCGCCGGTCTACACGGCCGAGCAGTTGGCGACGCTCGCCGACATCCGTGCCCGGGTGGGCGCCGTCGAGGCCCGCGTCCGTGAAGCACGTCCCGGCTGGATCGACGAACTGGCCGCCTGGGAGCGCGAGATGGTTTCCCGACTCGTTTCCTGGACACCGATCCGGATGGACGAGATGAGCAGCAGCGGCCTGCTCACGCACCCGCAACAGCTCGACGACGAATCGATCCTGATGATCGGCCACCGCGACGGCGAGATGATCTTCGAGTCCGAACCCGACTTGGCCGGGGCCACCGGGCTGCAGCTCGAGGCCCTGCCCAATGGCGACCTGTTCATGGGGGGACCGGGGCGCGACGGCATCTGGGGAGTGGCGGAGCTGCGCGCCGCGGTCCGCCGCCCGGGGAGGGACGACTGGGAGCCGCTGCCGCTCTCGGCACCGTCGGCCGACCATTCCAATCCCGAGCATGTCGAGATCCGCCCCGCCTCGGCCGACGGCAACCAGCCGGAGCGGCGGATCCCGCACGGCCCGGTCACGGCGCTGGTCGACGGCGACGGTGACTCGGTGTGGGAATCGGATCGTGGGGAGGTCATCCGCCACCAGCCGTCGGTCGCGGTGGTGCGGTTCGAGAAGCCACTCGACCTGCCTCCCGGCACGCGCCTCAGGCTCACGCTGCGAATGCCCTCCGGCGCCGCGCCGCGCCAGCAGAGCCGGATGCTCGGCTGCTGCCGGTTCAGCCTGACCACGGCACCGCAACCGACCGCTCCGCCGGTCGACCACGGCGCGATCCTCGCCCTCCGCACCCCGGCGCCGGAGCGGACCCTTGCCCACCGGGAGGCGATCTTCACGGCCTGGATGAAGAGCCTCCCGGAATTGGCCCCGTCGGTCGCCGAGAGCGCCGCACAGTGGCAGCGCGCGACCCCGGCCGCGACCACGGTGCTCCATCTGGCCGCCCGACACGAGGGTGCCCGGCGTCGGACCCATCTGCTCGACCGCGGCGTGTGGAACAAGCCGCTCGAAGAGGTGGCGCCCGACGTGCCGGCGGCCTTGCATCCCTTGCCCGTCGACGCCCCGCGCGACCGGCTCGGGTTCGCCCGCTGGCTCGTCGACTCACGGTCGCCGCTGGCGGCGCGGGTCGCGGTCAACCGGGTGTGGCAGACGATCTTCGGTGTCGGGCTCGTCGATACCGCCGACGACTTCGGCACGCGCACGCCACTGCCTCCGTACCGCGACCTTCTCGACTGGCTGGCGGTCGACTTCATGGAGCACGGCTGGAGCCAGAAGCGGCTGATCGCGCTGGTCCTCTCGAGCCGCACCTACCGGCAGTCGTCGCACGCCGCGCCCGACCTGGTCGCCCGCGATCCCGCCAACCGACTGCTGGCACGCGGCCCGCGCTTCCGCGTCGACGCCGAGGTGGTCCGCGACCTGGCGCTGTCGGCGGCCGGGCTGATGACCCACGCCGTCGGCGGCCCGGGTGTCTTCCCGCCGGTGCCGCAAAACGTCCTCGACTACAACTTCGTCCGGATCGACTGGCCGACGGCCACCGGCCCGGAGCGGTACCGGCGGAGCGTCTACCTGTTTCGCCGCCGCTCGATGCCCGATCCGCTGCTGGCGTCGTTCGACTCTCCCAATGGCGACGTCGCCTGCGCCCAACGCGTGCGCTCCAACACACCGCTGGCGGCACTGGCCGGCCTCAACGAACCGGTGTTCGTCGAGGCCGCCCGGGCGCTGGCGCTGCGCGTGCTGCGCGACGGGGGTGCCGACGACACGGCGCGGATCGACCATGCCTGGCTGCTGTGCACCGGACGGCGCCCGACGACCGCCGAACGCACGACGCTCGCGGCATTCCTCGCCGACCAGCGGCGGCGCTTCGCCGAGGGGTGGCTCAACCCGCGCGAGGTCGCCACCGGCACCCCCGACACGATCCCGGCGCTCCCCCCCGGCTCGTCGCCCCAGGACGCGGCCGCCTGGACGCTCGCCGCCCGCGTGCTGCTCAATCTCGACGAGACCGTGACGAAGAACTGA
- the hisS gene encoding histidine--tRNA ligase: MIEPRTLKGFRDHLPAQALARERLLDVARRVYRSYGFAPIDTPALEYLDVLTGKGSAETDKQLYRFEDHGGRQVGLRFDLTVPFARFAAQHVGVLGTPFKRYHMATVWRGENTQRGRYREFMQCDFDTIGTTSAVADMETVLVVHDLLVALGIGRFTIRVNDRRILGGVLRTLGLADRATDLLRSLDKLGKLPPEGVVAEMVGHGAPEEAAARLVAMAGLSGGSAEVLGAVAALVGDDPVGREGVEAVRALVDGVTRAGVADGRVVVDPSIARGLDYYTGIVLETFLDELPTLGSVCSGGRYDDLAGLYTKQKLPGVGASLGIDRLLAGLDELGRVSAAETAAEVFLVHFDAAHLGDYLRIAAALRADGMGVEFFPEPRKLGQQLKLAGKRGFRVALIIGGDEFARGTAQLKNLATEQATTIVWNGDLRALVDAIHSHLEAIQAGH; this comes from the coding sequence GTGATCGAACCGCGCACCCTCAAGGGCTTTCGCGATCATCTCCCCGCCCAGGCGCTGGCCCGGGAGCGGCTTCTCGACGTCGCCCGCCGCGTCTACCGTTCGTACGGTTTCGCGCCGATCGACACGCCGGCGCTGGAGTACCTCGACGTGCTCACCGGCAAGGGGAGCGCGGAGACCGACAAGCAGCTGTACCGGTTCGAGGACCATGGTGGCCGCCAGGTCGGGCTGCGGTTCGACCTCACCGTGCCGTTCGCGAGGTTCGCGGCGCAGCACGTCGGTGTCCTCGGGACGCCGTTCAAGCGCTACCACATGGCCACCGTGTGGCGCGGCGAGAACACGCAGCGCGGGCGCTACCGGGAGTTCATGCAGTGCGACTTCGACACGATCGGCACCACCAGCGCCGTGGCCGACATGGAGACGGTCCTGGTGGTCCACGACCTCCTCGTCGCGCTCGGCATCGGCAGGTTCACGATCCGCGTCAACGACCGCCGGATCCTCGGCGGTGTCCTCCGCACCCTTGGCCTCGCCGACCGCGCCACCGATCTGCTCCGGAGCCTCGACAAGCTCGGTAAGCTGCCGCCGGAGGGGGTGGTCGCGGAGATGGTCGGGCACGGGGCCCCCGAGGAGGCCGCGGCACGACTGGTGGCGATGGCTGGCCTCTCGGGGGGCAGCGCCGAGGTCCTCGGTGCGGTCGCGGCGCTGGTCGGAGACGATCCGGTCGGCCGCGAGGGGGTCGAGGCGGTGCGGGCGCTCGTCGACGGCGTCACCCGCGCCGGGGTCGCCGACGGGCGGGTGGTCGTCGATCCGTCGATCGCGCGGGGGCTCGACTACTACACGGGGATCGTGCTGGAGACGTTCCTCGACGAACTGCCGACGCTCGGCAGCGTCTGTTCCGGCGGGCGCTACGACGACCTCGCCGGCCTGTACACGAAGCAGAAACTCCCCGGCGTCGGCGCTTCGCTGGGAATCGACAGGCTCCTCGCCGGCCTCGACGAGCTGGGGCGGGTGTCGGCCGCCGAGACGGCTGCCGAGGTGTTCCTCGTCCACTTCGACGCCGCCCATCTCGGCGATTACCTGCGGATCGCCGCGGCCCTGCGGGCCGACGGCATGGGCGTGGAGTTCTTCCCCGAGCCGCGCAAGCTCGGGCAGCAACTCAAGCTGGCGGGGAAGCGCGGCTTCCGCGTGGCACTGATCATCGGCGGCGACGAGTTCGCCCGCGGCACGGCGCAGCTCAAGAACCTCGCCACCGAACAGGCGACGACGATCGTCTGGAACGGCGATCTCCGGGCCCTCGTCGACGCGATCCACTCGCACCTCGAGGCGATCCAGGCCGGGCATTGA
- a CDS encoding zinc metallopeptidase produces the protein MPFFFFDPAYFLAILPAVLLGLWAQWRVQASFATASHEPAPLSGAAAARHILDSAGATDVAIEQVPGQLNDHYDPRSKTLRLSTPVYGGRTLAAVGIAAHEAGHALQDHQGFSLMTLRNAAVGVANMGSGFGLMIFMLGLVVSLKPLAWLGIALFGGTVLFQLLNLPVEIDASNRAKAQLVDLGIVPGDEMPYVNRVLNAAAWTYVAATLQSVFALLYYASFLSGGQSESESR, from the coding sequence ATGCCGTTCTTCTTCTTCGATCCCGCCTATTTCCTCGCTATCCTCCCGGCGGTGCTGCTCGGTCTGTGGGCCCAGTGGCGCGTGCAGGCGTCGTTTGCCACCGCCTCACACGAGCCGGCACCCCTGTCGGGGGCGGCCGCGGCCCGCCACATCCTCGATTCGGCGGGAGCGACCGACGTGGCGATCGAGCAGGTGCCCGGCCAGCTCAACGACCACTACGACCCGCGCTCGAAGACGCTGCGGCTGTCGACGCCGGTGTACGGCGGTCGCACGCTGGCGGCGGTGGGGATCGCCGCCCACGAGGCCGGTCACGCCCTTCAGGATCATCAGGGATTCTCGCTGATGACGCTGCGTAACGCCGCCGTCGGCGTGGCCAACATGGGCAGTGGGTTCGGGCTGATGATCTTCATGCTCGGCCTCGTCGTCTCGCTCAAGCCGCTGGCGTGGCTGGGGATCGCGCTGTTCGGCGGGACGGTGCTGTTCCAGTTGCTCAACCTCCCCGTCGAGATCGACGCCAGCAACCGCGCCAAGGCGCAGCTGGTGGATCTGGGGATCGTGCCCGGCGACGAGATGCCGTACGTCAACCGCGTGCTCAACGCGGCGGCCTGGACCTACGTCGCCGCCACGCTGCAAAGCGTGTTCGCGCTGCTGTACTACGCGAGCTTCCTCTCGGGCGGCCAGAGCGAGTCGGAGAGCCGCTGA
- a CDS encoding DUF4159 domain-containing protein — translation MALHRRSTGRRARWCPRGSLAAWLAAALLCGPSSGLGQEGERNAAAGVSAERIQRAVEKARDFLLRQQEPNGSWASTMGDKNNRTGPSALVMLALANAGVGRDHLQMQRGLDWLRRQKPDDTYSVSLQTMLLAMVSPDADRPILRRNVEWLSTTQLASGSWDYGKGRRGGDNSNAQFALLALHEADRAGVQVADDVWKKAQRYWTAAANPDGSWGYTPGAGAGTGSMTCAGVASIWITAEHVGSPDARATADAVACCGGGTSPRVLEKGLDWLGRRFSVAENPGHGPMWHYYYLYGLERVGRFTARRFIGDADWYLEGARWFVKSQDEFTGQFRGTLSEDPIVNSAFALLFLAKGRRPVIVAKSRHGPDIDWNRHGHDIAHLVEHVETRWKRDYPAGLSWHVVDMPSADVTDLLQAPVLWLSGKDGLDLGPAAGERLRRYIDEGGFIFAEACCPRSAGFDRKFRQLVGEIFPEPEYDLQLLPPEHPAWHAEEIVPAELQRPLLGIEYGCRTCIIYAPPTDLEAPQAGMPSLSCLWEVGGPARRGLAAGIASEVDAALAVGTNVLAYATNREVKRKDELFAITPDAVGSEDQFDRGRLTIAKLRHGGLCDAAPAALANILRSAARELGIRVDDTPDLIDLADERLFGHHMAFMHGRQPFTLDAPRREKLREFLGRGGTLLADAVCASPAFATAFRRELAAALPDAKLEEIPADDPIFTAGEYGGYDIREVTLREPQGGGDGPLAATKRRIAPRLEGIRIGDRWAVIFSPYDLSCALEKQNSMECTGYSREDAERIALNVVLYSLNQ, via the coding sequence ATGGCGCTCCACCGTCGATCGACAGGCCGCCGGGCACGATGGTGCCCGCGCGGATCGCTCGCGGCCTGGCTGGCGGCCGCGCTGCTCTGCGGACCATCGTCCGGCCTCGGCCAGGAGGGGGAGCGGAACGCCGCGGCCGGCGTCTCCGCCGAGCGGATCCAGCGCGCCGTCGAGAAGGCCCGCGACTTCCTCCTCCGGCAGCAGGAGCCCAACGGGTCGTGGGCGTCCACGATGGGGGACAAGAACAACCGCACCGGACCGTCGGCGCTGGTGATGCTCGCCCTCGCCAACGCCGGCGTCGGCCGCGACCACCTCCAGATGCAGCGCGGCCTCGACTGGCTGCGGCGGCAGAAGCCCGACGACACCTATTCCGTGTCGCTGCAGACGATGCTGCTGGCGATGGTCTCGCCGGATGCCGACCGGCCGATCCTGCGGCGCAACGTCGAATGGCTGTCGACGACACAGCTCGCGTCGGGGTCCTGGGACTACGGCAAGGGCCGCCGTGGGGGTGACAACTCCAACGCCCAGTTCGCGCTGTTGGCGCTCCACGAAGCCGACCGTGCCGGCGTCCAAGTCGCCGACGACGTCTGGAAAAAGGCGCAGCGCTACTGGACCGCGGCCGCCAACCCGGACGGATCATGGGGCTACACCCCCGGCGCCGGGGCCGGCACCGGAAGCATGACCTGCGCCGGCGTGGCGAGCATCTGGATCACCGCCGAGCACGTCGGCTCGCCGGACGCCCGCGCGACGGCGGACGCCGTGGCCTGCTGCGGCGGCGGCACGAGCCCGCGCGTCCTCGAGAAGGGGCTCGACTGGCTCGGCCGCCGGTTCTCCGTCGCCGAGAACCCCGGGCACGGCCCGATGTGGCATTACTACTACCTCTACGGCCTCGAGCGTGTCGGCCGGTTCACCGCCCGGCGCTTCATCGGCGACGCCGACTGGTACCTCGAGGGGGCGCGATGGTTCGTCAAGAGCCAGGATGAGTTCACCGGCCAGTTCCGCGGAACGCTCAGCGAGGATCCGATCGTCAACAGCGCCTTCGCGCTGTTGTTCCTGGCCAAGGGGCGCCGGCCGGTGATCGTGGCGAAGAGCCGTCACGGTCCCGACATCGATTGGAACCGACACGGGCACGACATCGCCCATCTCGTCGAGCACGTCGAGACGCGCTGGAAGCGTGACTACCCCGCCGGCCTGTCGTGGCACGTGGTCGACATGCCTTCGGCCGACGTGACCGACCTGCTCCAGGCTCCGGTGCTGTGGCTGTCGGGCAAGGACGGTCTCGACCTCGGGCCGGCGGCCGGCGAACGGCTGCGCCGCTACATCGACGAGGGGGGCTTCATTTTCGCCGAGGCTTGCTGCCCCCGGAGCGCGGGCTTCGACCGGAAGTTCCGCCAGCTCGTCGGCGAGATCTTCCCGGAGCCGGAGTACGACCTCCAGCTGCTCCCGCCGGAGCACCCCGCCTGGCACGCCGAGGAGATCGTGCCCGCCGAATTGCAGCGTCCGCTGCTCGGTATCGAGTACGGCTGCCGGACGTGCATCATCTACGCACCCCCGACCGACCTCGAGGCACCGCAGGCGGGGATGCCGAGCCTGTCGTGCCTGTGGGAGGTCGGTGGACCGGCACGGCGCGGCCTCGCCGCCGGCATCGCCAGCGAGGTCGACGCGGCCCTCGCAGTCGGGACCAATGTCCTCGCCTACGCGACCAACCGCGAGGTGAAACGCAAGGACGAGCTGTTCGCGATCACACCCGACGCCGTCGGCTCCGAGGACCAGTTCGACCGGGGGCGGTTGACGATCGCGAAGCTCCGCCACGGCGGGCTGTGCGACGCCGCGCCGGCAGCGCTGGCCAACATCCTCCGCAGCGCCGCCCGGGAACTGGGGATCCGAGTCGACGACACCCCCGATCTCATCGACCTCGCCGACGAGCGGCTGTTCGGCCATCACATGGCGTTCATGCACGGTCGCCAGCCATTCACGCTCGACGCGCCGCGGCGGGAGAAGCTGCGTGAGTTCCTCGGGCGCGGCGGCACGCTGCTGGCGGATGCGGTCTGCGCCTCGCCGGCATTCGCCACCGCGTTCCGCCGGGAGCTTGCAGCGGCCCTGCCCGACGCGAAGCTCGAGGAGATTCCCGCTGACGATCCGATCTTCACGGCGGGCGAATACGGCGGCTACGACATCCGCGAGGTCACGTTGCGGGAACCGCAGGGGGGCGGCGACGGCCCGCTCGCCGCGACCAAGCGCCGGATCGCACCCCGGCTCGAAGGAATTCGGATCGGGGATCGCTGGGCGGTGATCTTCTCCCCCTACGATCTGTCGTGCGCACTGGAGAAGCAGAACTCCATGGAGTGCACCGGCTACAGCCGCGAGGACGCCGAGCGGATCGCGCTCAACGTCGTCCTCTACAGCCTCAATCAGTAG